The following is a genomic window from Hydrogenobaculum sp. Y04AAS1.
ACATGGTCCTACACCTAGAGATTATGAATATAAGCTATCTAAAAAGTACAGAAAAATAGCTCTTGCTATGGCTCTTAGCACAAAAGCTAAGAACAACTCTGTTTATGTATTAGAATCTTTGTTATCTTCTTTAGGAAAGCCCAAAACTAAGGTGGCTTTTGAGCTTTTAAAAGAAAAAGGTATATCTGACAAGAAAGTTTTGGTAGTGACAAAAGATCAAAACGATATTGTTTCTAAAAGCTTTAAAAATATACCAAATACAAAAGTATTACCCGTTGTAGGTCTTAATGTTTACGATATTCTTTGGGCTGATGCTTTGTTGATAGAGCAAGGAGCCTTGGAAAAAATTTATGAGAGGGTAAATTTATGAGAGCACCTGAGGAAGTTATTATACGTCCTATAATCACTGAAAAGACAAATAGATTGATGGAAGATTTAAATAAGTATGTATTTGAAGTTCACAAAGATGCTAACAAACATGAAATAAAGCATGCTGTGGAAAAGCTGTTTGGAGTAAAAGTGAAAGCTGTTAACACTCTTTATGCAAGACCAAGGGTAAAAAGGACAATAACAAGAAGAGGCAGAGTTTACGGTGCCACAAGAGGTTATAAGAAGGCCATTATTACCCTTGATAAGAATTCAAAAATAGATTTTATGAGCTTGTGAGGTTATATATATGGGTGTAAGAAAGTTAAAACCTGTAACAAATGGACAAAGACACGCTATACTTTACGATTATTCTGAGCTTACCAGGAGAGAACCAGAAAAAAGCCTTACTTATTACTATAAAAGGGCTTTGGGTAGAAGTAGGCAACAGGGTAAAATTACTTCAAGATGGAAAGGCGCTGGTAACAAAATAAGATATCGTTTGATAGATTTTAAGAGAGACAAAAGTCTTATACCGGCAAAAGTTTATTCAATAGAGTATGACCCATTTAGAAGTGCTCGTATAGTTTTGCTTCATTATAAAGATGGTGAAAAAAAGTATATTTTGTGGCCTGATAAACTTAACGTAGGAGATACGGTGGTTTCTATAAGCTATGAAGACGCTATTAAAGGAAAGGAACTTCCTGATATAAAGCCCGGCAACGCTATGCCTTTGCGATTTATTCCTGTGGGTACTTTTATTCACAACATAGAGTTAAATCCCGGCAGAGGGGCAAAGCTTGTAAGAGCCGCCGGTTTATCAGCCCAAGTTATAGGTAAGATAGAAGGATATGCTCAAGTGCGTTTACCTTCTGGTGAGGTAAGGCTTATAAATGATAAATGTATGGCTACCATTGGTGTTGTAGGCCTAGCCGAACATGAGCTTGTTAAACTGGGAAAGGCTGGTAGATCTAGATGGCTAGGTATGAGACCAAATGTTCGTGGTACAGCTATGAACCCAGTGGATCACCCACATGGTGGTGGTGAAGGTAAAACAAAAGGTAAGCATCCAGAATCTCCTTGGGGTTGGAAAACTAAAGGCTATAAGACCAAGAGAGGAAAGAGATATTCCGATAGGTTCATAATATCTAAGAGGAATGCTGGAGGTAAGGTATAATGGGTTTTAGAGGTGCTTGGAATAAGAGAAATAGATTGATAGAGGATTTAGATACATTTTTGAAGCTTTATAAAAAAGCTCAAAAAGCTTATAAAAAGGTTAGAAAGGTTGAATTTTCTAACAACGATGAACTTATAGAAAATGCTAAAAAAAGATATCAGGAAATTTGGGATGAATTTAGAGCTTTTGTAAACAAAAAAGCTTGGGTAGATCCAAAGCTATGGGCGACGATAAGAAAAATGAATCAGACCGGTGATAGAAAAGTAGTTAAGACTTATTCTAGGGATAGCCAAGTAATATCCGATTTTGTTAACCATACTATAGCTGTTCATAACGGTAAGACTTTCGTACCCATATATATAACTCCTGAAATGGTAGGTCATAAGTTGGGGGAATTTGCTCCTACTAGGACTTTTAGATCTCACCCAGAAAAATCTGCTAAAGTAGTAAAGAAGAAGTGAGGTAAGATTATGAGTATAGAAGTAGTAAGTAAGGCTGTTCATAAAAACGCTAGGATCTCACCCCTTAAGGCTTCTCAAGTGTTGAGGCTTTTAAGAGGAAAACCCGTAGAATATGCTATGTACCAGCTTAGTTTTATGAACAAAAAAGCTGCTGTGATTATAAAAAATGTTTTAAAGAGTGCTGTAGCAAACGCTGAGCAAAAGGGTATTGATCCTACGAAGTTAGTGATATTGGAAGCGAAAGCTGATAAAGGTATTATGTTTAGAAAGTGGATGCCAAGAGCTCATGGTAGGGCCACTATGATGAGAAAAAATACATCTCATATCACTATAGCTTTAGGAGAGTTGCAAGAAGCTACTGAGGAGGCTAAGTAATGGGTCAAAAAACTCATCCAATAGGTTTTAGAATAGGGGTTACAAAAGATTGGTTAAGCAAATGGTGCACTTCTAAAAAAGAATATCCAAATACTTTACATGAAGATATTGTTATTAGGAAATATATTAAAGAAAGATATAAATCAGCCGGTATATCAAAGGTGACCATTGAAAGATCAGGAGAGAAGATAAGGGTAAGGATTTTATCTTCTAAACCAGGTATAATAATCGGTAGAAAAGGTGCTGAAGTTGATCAATTGAAGAACGATTTGGAAAGAATTGTTAAAAACAAAGATATAAGCTTAAGCGTAGATGAGGTTAGAGTACCACAGCTTGATGCCCAACTTGTGGCTGAGGATATAGCTCTTCAAATTGAAAGGCGCGTATCTCATAGAAGAGCTATGAAAAGAGCTATAGATAACGCTATTAAAAGCGGTGCAAAAGGTATAAAAGTTCAAGTAAAAGGCAGAATAGGTGGTGCTGATTTGGCTAGAGCTGAGTGGTTCTTGGTGGGTAGAATGCCTCTACAAACACTAAGAGCTGATATAGATTATGGTTATGCTACTGCTTATACGAAATACGGTATCTTGGGTATAAAGGTGTGGATTTATAAAGGCGATATACTAAAAGGTGGAAAAGAAGAGATAATGAAAAAGATAGAAGAAGATCTTGTAAGCCAAGCAAAGGAGGTATAAGGAAATGTCTTTTTTACAACCTAGTAGACAAAAATATAGAAAAACCCAGAGAGGTACTTTAAAAGGTAAATCTTTTAGAGGAAATCAGGTGGCTTTTGGAGAATACGGTATTCAAGCGTTGGAAAGCCATTGGATTACTCAGAGACAGATAGAAGCTTCTCGTATAGCTTTGGTGAGAAGTCTAAGAAAGGGTACAAAGGTATGGATTAGAATTTTTCCCGATAAGCCATATACCAAGAAACCTGCAGAGGTTAGAGGTGGTGGTGGTAAAGGTGATCCAGAAGGCTATGTAGCCGTTGTAAAACCTGGTAGAATAATGTTTGAATTCTCAGATGTACCTCAAGATATGGCCGAAGAAGCTTTTAGAAAAGTATCCGCTAAGCTGCCTATAAAGGTAAGACTTGTTAAGGCAGGAGGCATGAGCATATGAAAGCTAGAGATCTTCATCAGTTAAGCATACAAGAGCTTGAGGCTAAGCTTAAAGAGTTGAAAACAGAGTTGTTTAAACTCCGTATTACAAAAAAGATCGAAGGTCTTAAAGAGCCTTCTAAAATAAGGGATACAAAGCGAGATATAGCAAGGATTTTGACAGTAATAAACGAAAAGAGGAGAGGCCAAGCGGTATGAAAGAGAAAAAGTGGCATCAGAAGAGAAAAGAGTTTAAAGGTGTTGTTGTTAGCAACAAGATGGATAAATCTGTAGTTGTAAAAGTAAATAGAGAAATGCCAGATCCATTGTACGGTAAAAGAGTTATAAAATCTACTAAATTCCATGCTCATGATCCGGAGAATGCTTGCTCTGTCGGCGATGTTGTGCTTATCAGAGAGACTAGACCGATATCCAAAACAAAAAGATGGGTGGTAGTTAAAATTTTATCTAAAAATTCTTCTTTGCAGTCTTAGATAAATTATGCTATAATATTCGTTTTAGAATGCTTTATTCAGGAGAGAGCTTATGATACAGAGGCAGAGTTATTTGAATGTGGCTGATAATTCTGGAGCAAAAAAGGTGCAGATGATAGGTATACCTTATGCTCTAAGACAGTATGTTAGTGTTGGAGATGTTGTAACGGTGACCGTTAAAGAAGCAACCCCAAACGGCGCAGCTAAGAAAGGTAAAGTTTATAGAGCTGTAGTGGTAAGGGTTGCCAAAGAGCTAAAAAGAAGCGACGGTTCTTATATAAAATTTGATGATAATGCCGTCATACTATTGAATCAGTATGGTGAATCCCTCGGTACTCGTATATTGGGACCTATAGCAAGAGAAGTCAGAAATAGAGGTTTTACCAAGATTGCTTCTTTGGCTGCGGAGGTTGTATAATGGCTTTTAAGATAAAAAGAGGCGATAAAGTAAAAGTATTGGCTGGTAAAGATAGAGGCAAAATCAGTACTGTTGAATTTTTGGATAGCAAAAGCGGTAAAGCAATCGTTAAAAACATCAACATAGCTAAAAAGCACGTTAAGGCTATAGAAGGAAGAAGAGAAGGCGGTATATACGAAATAGAGCTTCCTATGCCTATATCTAAGGTTATGCTTGTATGTCCAAAATGCGAAAAACCTACAAGAGTAGGCTTTAGAATAGAAGAGAAAGATGGTGTAGTTAGAAAATATAGATATTGTAAAAAGTGTAATGAAAACATAGATCTTGTTTATGAGAAAAATAAGGTGAAGAGGTAAGACTTATGTCTACAGATGTGAAGCAAAAACAAAGATTGCAAGAGAGATTTGAAAAAGTTGTGGTACCTAGATTGATGGAAAAGTTTAATTATAAAAGCCCGATGGAAGTTCCAAGGATAATAAAGATAGTGGTAAATATGGGTGTAGGAGAAGCTATAAGCGATATAAAAAATCTAGATAGAGCTATGGAAGATTTAAAGCTTATAACTGGCCAATATCCTTCTGTTAGAAAAGCTAAAAAATCAGAGGCTTCTTTTAAGTTAAGAAAAGGACTTCCAATAGGCTTAAAGGTTACTTTAAGAAAGGATAGAATGTGGAACTTTTTAGATAAGTTAATATCTGTAGCGTTGCCTCGTGTGAAAGATTTTAAAGGTTTAAATCCTAGGTCTTTCGATGGTAGAGGAAATTATGCTTTTGGTTTATCAGAGCAAATAGTGTTTCCAGAGATAGATTATGAAAAAGTAGACGCCATAAGAGGTATGGATATTCTTATTAATACAAGCGCAAAAACTGATGAGGAAGCCTTGTATTTGTTAGCTTTGCTTGGATTGCCCATAAGAGCTTATTAAGGAGGATGTATGCCTAGAAAAGCGAAAGTTGTAAAGGATTTGAAGCATTTCCCTAAGTATGCCACTAGACAAAAAAATAGATGTCCTATATGCGGAAGACCTAGAGGGTTTTTAAGGAGATTCAACATGTGTAGGTTGTGTTTTAGAGAGATGGCTTTAAGCGGTGAGATTACCGGAGTAAGAAAATCCAGTTGGTGAGGTGGTAATGTATGGATGTTATTGCTGATATGTTTGCTAGAATTAGAAATGGTATTCAAAGAAAAAGAGATTTTGTGGATGTACCGCACTCTAAATTAAAACAACGTATTTTAGAGCTTTTAAAACAAGAAGGTTATATACAAAATTATGAAATTTTAGAAGATGATGCCCATAAAAAGGGTAATCAACCTACTATAAGGATTTATTTAAAGTATCTTGATCAAAGAAAAACACGTTCTGCAATAGAAAATATAGAAAAAGTATCTACTCCAGGTAGAAGAGTTTATACACCTATAAAGAAGATGCCTCATGTAAGAAGGGGTCTTGGGTTGGCCATAGTGTCTTGTGATAGTGGTATAATATCAGATGCTCAAGCCAGAAAACTTAAAAAGGGCGGCGAAATTATAGGATACGTTTATTAAAAGGAGAGTGCTATGTCTAGAATAGGTAAAAAACCAATAGCTATACCTAACAACGTTAAGGTTTCTTTAGATGGTAATGTGTTAACTATAGAAGGTCCCAAGGGCAAACTGTCAATGCCTGTTCATGAAATTGTGAATGTAAAGATAGACAACAATCAAATAACGGTATCAAAAAATCAAGAGTCTCCTTTTGCTCAGGCTATGCATGGTACCACTGCAGCTCTTATAAAAAACACGATAGAAGGTGTTTCTAAGGGATACTCAGTGACTTTAGAGGTGGTTGGTCTTGGCTATAAAGCGGCCATGAAAGGTCAAGAACTGGAGTTAAATTTAGGGTATTCACATCCAATATACTATAAACCGCCTGCTGGTATTAAGCTTGAGGTTAAAGAAAATAAGATTACAGTATCCGGTATAGATAAACAGTTAGTGGGTCAAGTGGCTGCTGAAATTATAAAGTTTAGGAAACCCGATCCTTACAAAGGAAAGGGTATAAGATACGAAGGTCAAGTGCTTAAACTAAAACCAGGGAAATCTGCAGGTAAAGGTAAGAAGTAAGGAGTTAAGGTATGAAGCTTACGAGAGAAGAAAAGCGTATTAAAAGGCATAGAAGGATAAGAAAAAAAATAAGCGGTACAGCTTCAAGACCAAGATTATGTATGTACAGAAGCTTGAACGCTTTTTACGCTTCTTTGGTGGATGATATTACTGGTAACGCTATTCTTACAGTATCATCTTTGGGCAAAGAATATGTGGATGCCACTGGTAAAAGAGGTGGCAAGTCTATAGAAGCTGTTCAGAAAGTAGCTGAAATTTTGGTCCAAAAAGCCAAAGAAAAAGGTATAGATAAAGCGGTTTTTGATAGATCTGGTTATCTTTATCATGGTAAAGTCAAGGCTTTTGCAGAAAAGTGCAGAGAGTTAGGGCTTATAAATTAGGAGGTTAACGTGGGCGCTAAGGATTTAAACCAAAGGATAGACGCTAAAAGGATAGAGCAAGGTATAACCACTCTTGATGATATTCAGTTTGAAGAGAGGCTTTTAGAAGCTGCCAGAACTACCCGTGTTACAAAAGGTGGGAAGCGTTTTTCTTTTAGCGCTTTGGTAGTGATAGGTGATAAAAGAGGTTATGTAGGGTTTGGACTTGGTAAAGCTAGAGAAGTTCCACTTTCTATAGCAAAAGCAATAGAAGATGCTAAAAAGAAAACCATAAGAGTTCCTATAGTAAATGGCACTATACCTCATGACGTTGTTGGAGAGTATGGTTCTGCTCGCATTATAGCTTTTCCAGCTAGAAGAGGCACCGGTGTTATAGCTGGCGGTGCTGCTAAGCCTATATTTGAATTGGCGGGCTATACGGATGTGCTTACAAAGGTAGTGGGAAGTTCAAATCATCATAACGTAGTAAGGGCTGTGTTTGATGCGCTTTTAAAATTAAGAGATATAGATGCAATAGCTAAAGTAAAAGGTGCAACTGTAGAGGATTTGAGAGAAAGATACAACATATACGCGAGGTGATTTATGAAGCTTAAGATAGTTTTGAGAAGAGGATTGGCTGGCAAAGATAAAGCAAAAAAAGAAGCTGTTAGGAGTTTAGGTCTAAAGAAAGTTGGTGAAACCGTTATATTAGAGAAAAATCCTATGGTATGTGGAAACCTTGAAAAGGTAAAACACCTTGTATGCGTGGAGGAGCTGTCATGAATTTGCATGAGTTAAAACCAAATGAAAGCGCTGTAAAAGATAAAAAGCGTATAGGTAGGGGTTTAGGTTCTGGTAAAGGTAAAACAGCAGGCAGAGGATATAAAGGTCAGAAGTCTAGGTCTGGTGACAACAGAGTGGCTCCTTACTTTGAAGGTGGTCAAACACCACTACATATGAGAGTACCAAAGGTAGGTTTTAGAAGTCCTTTTAAGAAGGAATATTCTGTAATAAATTTATCAATGCTAGAAAAACATTTTAACGATGGCGATGAGATTACCAAAGAAACTCTTCTTGCTAAAAGCTTGATAAAAAAGGGTAAACCTGTAAAAATTTTAGGTATGGGTGAAGTCACTAAAAAATTTAAGGTAAAAGTAGATGCTATATCTTCATCCGCCAAGCAGAAAATAGAAGCTGCTGGTGGTAGTGTGGAGATTTTAGAGGCAGCAGGTGAATAATTTTTTAAAAGAAATATTTGAACTAGAAACCTTAAGAAAAAGAGTAGTATTTACTTTAATAGTATTTGCTATATATAGACTTGGTAGCCATATACCGATTCCTGGTGTAGACCCTGTAGCTCTAGCGGACTTTATGAGCAACTTAAAAGGGTCTTTGTTTTCTTTGTACGATATATTTTCTGGTGGTAATCTTTCGCGGATGACATTGTTTGCTCTTGGTGTAATGCCTTATATATCAGCTTCTATCGTTATGCAGCTTTTATCAAGCGCAATACCGGAACTTCAAAAATTGGCAAAGGAAGAGGGTGATTACGGAAGGCAGAAAATAAACGAATACACAAAATATATAACAGTGTTTGTTGCAGGTTTCCAATCGCTGGGCATAGCTACTTGGTTGGAACATCAGACTTCTCCTCACGGATATCCTGTTGTTCCTCATGGTGGAATACTTTTTGTAGTTGTTGCGGTACTTGGAATGGTAGCCAGCACTATGATATTGGTATGGCTTGGTGATATGATAACGGAAAAAGGTATAGGCAACGGCATGTCTATGCTTATATTTGCCGGTATAGTTGCCAATTTTCCAGAGGCTACCATAAGATTTGTATCTATGCTTAGGCATGGAGATATTAGTCCTTTTGCTTTCGTAGGGGCTATACTTATAATTATTGCTGTAATAGCCGCTATTGTAATATTTCAAGAAGCAGAGAGAAGAATACCTATACAATATCCAAGAAGGCAAGTGGGAAGGCAAGAATTTGTTGGTGGTGCTACATATTTACCCATTAAGCTAAATCCAGCAGGTGTTATACCTATTATATTTGCTCAATCTCTTTTAATTGTTCCTTCTACAATACTAGGATTTATAAAGAATCCCATAGCTCAGTCTATACATGATGCTTTTAATCCTCTTTCTTTGCCTTACAATTTTGCTTACGTGGTGCTAATAATATTTTTCACATATTTTTATACAGCTGTTTTGATTAATCCTTACGATGTGGCTGAGAACTTGAAAAAAGCAAATGGTTTCATACCAGGTGTAAGGCCAGGTCAACAAACTGTAAAGTTTTTTGAAAGTGTTATAAATAGGTTAGTTATCATAGGAGCTGCTTTCTTATCCATAGTGGCTATTGTGCCTTTGTTTTTGACTGTTTGGTTAAAAGTACCTTTTTACTTTGGTGGTACCACCGCTCTTATAGTGGTTGGAGTAGCCTTAGATACTCTAAATCAAATAGATGCTCAAATAATAACTAAAAAGTATAAAGCTTATACGAGGAAAAAGTGATGATTTTGGTGTTGTTGGGTCCTCCTGGTTCTGG
Proteins encoded in this region:
- the rplF gene encoding 50S ribosomal protein L6, whose translation is MSRIGKKPIAIPNNVKVSLDGNVLTIEGPKGKLSMPVHEIVNVKIDNNQITVSKNQESPFAQAMHGTTAALIKNTIEGVSKGYSVTLEVVGLGYKAAMKGQELELNLGYSHPIYYKPPAGIKLEVKENKITVSGIDKQLVGQVAAEIIKFRKPDPYKGKGIRYEGQVLKLKPGKSAGKGKK
- the rplE gene encoding 50S ribosomal protein L5, with amino-acid sequence MSTDVKQKQRLQERFEKVVVPRLMEKFNYKSPMEVPRIIKIVVNMGVGEAISDIKNLDRAMEDLKLITGQYPSVRKAKKSEASFKLRKGLPIGLKVTLRKDRMWNFLDKLISVALPRVKDFKGLNPRSFDGRGNYAFGLSEQIVFPEIDYEKVDAIRGMDILINTSAKTDEEALYLLALLGLPIRAY
- the rplO gene encoding 50S ribosomal protein L15; the encoded protein is MNLHELKPNESAVKDKKRIGRGLGSGKGKTAGRGYKGQKSRSGDNRVAPYFEGGQTPLHMRVPKVGFRSPFKKEYSVINLSMLEKHFNDGDEITKETLLAKSLIKKGKPVKILGMGEVTKKFKVKVDAISSSAKQKIEAAGGSVEILEAAGE
- the rpsC gene encoding 30S ribosomal protein S3, whose protein sequence is MGQKTHPIGFRIGVTKDWLSKWCTSKKEYPNTLHEDIVIRKYIKERYKSAGISKVTIERSGEKIRVRILSSKPGIIIGRKGAEVDQLKNDLERIVKNKDISLSVDEVRVPQLDAQLVAEDIALQIERRVSHRRAMKRAIDNAIKSGAKGIKVQVKGRIGGADLARAEWFLVGRMPLQTLRADIDYGYATAYTKYGILGIKVWIYKGDILKGGKEEIMKKIEEDLVSQAKEV
- the rplR gene encoding 50S ribosomal protein L18, whose translation is MKLTREEKRIKRHRRIRKKISGTASRPRLCMYRSLNAFYASLVDDITGNAILTVSSLGKEYVDATGKRGGKSIEAVQKVAEILVQKAKEKGIDKAVFDRSGYLYHGKVKAFAEKCRELGLIN
- the rplW gene encoding 50S ribosomal protein L23, translated to MRAPEEVIIRPIITEKTNRLMEDLNKYVFEVHKDANKHEIKHAVEKLFGVKVKAVNTLYARPRVKRTITRRGRVYGATRGYKKAIITLDKNSKIDFMSL
- the rpmC gene encoding 50S ribosomal protein L29, whose amino-acid sequence is MKARDLHQLSIQELEAKLKELKTELFKLRITKKIEGLKEPSKIRDTKRDIARILTVINEKRRGQAV
- the rplB gene encoding 50S ribosomal protein L2; this encodes MGVRKLKPVTNGQRHAILYDYSELTRREPEKSLTYYYKRALGRSRQQGKITSRWKGAGNKIRYRLIDFKRDKSLIPAKVYSIEYDPFRSARIVLLHYKDGEKKYILWPDKLNVGDTVVSISYEDAIKGKELPDIKPGNAMPLRFIPVGTFIHNIELNPGRGAKLVRAAGLSAQVIGKIEGYAQVRLPSGEVRLINDKCMATIGVVGLAEHELVKLGKAGRSRWLGMRPNVRGTAMNPVDHPHGGGEGKTKGKHPESPWGWKTKGYKTKRGKRYSDRFIISKRNAGGKV
- the rpmD gene encoding 50S ribosomal protein L30; amino-acid sequence: MKLKIVLRRGLAGKDKAKKEAVRSLGLKKVGETVILEKNPMVCGNLEKVKHLVCVEELS
- the rplP gene encoding 50S ribosomal protein L16; amino-acid sequence: MSFLQPSRQKYRKTQRGTLKGKSFRGNQVAFGEYGIQALESHWITQRQIEASRIALVRSLRKGTKVWIRIFPDKPYTKKPAEVRGGGGKGDPEGYVAVVKPGRIMFEFSDVPQDMAEEAFRKVSAKLPIKVRLVKAGGMSI
- the rpsS gene encoding 30S ribosomal protein S19, with translation MWDEFRAFVNKKAWVDPKLWATIRKMNQTGDRKVVKTYSRDSQVISDFVNHTIAVHNGKTFVPIYITPEMVGHKLGEFAPTRTFRSHPEKSAKVVKKK
- the rpsQ gene encoding 30S ribosomal protein S17 produces the protein MKEKKWHQKRKEFKGVVVSNKMDKSVVVKVNREMPDPLYGKRVIKSTKFHAHDPENACSVGDVVLIRETRPISKTKRWVVVKILSKNSSLQS
- the rplX gene encoding 50S ribosomal protein L24, which translates into the protein MAFKIKRGDKVKVLAGKDRGKISTVEFLDSKSGKAIVKNINIAKKHVKAIEGRREGGIYEIELPMPISKVMLVCPKCEKPTRVGFRIEEKDGVVRKYRYCKKCNENIDLVYEKNKVKR
- the rpsE gene encoding 30S ribosomal protein S5 gives rise to the protein MGAKDLNQRIDAKRIEQGITTLDDIQFEERLLEAARTTRVTKGGKRFSFSALVVIGDKRGYVGFGLGKAREVPLSIAKAIEDAKKKTIRVPIVNGTIPHDVVGEYGSARIIAFPARRGTGVIAGGAAKPIFELAGYTDVLTKVVGSSNHHNVVRAVFDALLKLRDIDAIAKVKGATVEDLRERYNIYAR
- the rplN gene encoding 50S ribosomal protein L14 produces the protein MIQRQSYLNVADNSGAKKVQMIGIPYALRQYVSVGDVVTVTVKEATPNGAAKKGKVYRAVVVRVAKELKRSDGSYIKFDDNAVILLNQYGESLGTRILGPIAREVRNRGFTKIASLAAEVV
- the rplD gene encoding 50S ribosomal protein L4, with the protein product MLVNGVELRDDVFNVEPKKHILWDVVRWQLAKRRQGTHSTKTRAEVNCSKKKIMPQKGTGNARHGARSANIFVGGGVVHGPTPRDYEYKLSKKYRKIALAMALSTKAKNNSVYVLESLLSSLGKPKTKVAFELLKEKGISDKKVLVVTKDQNDIVSKSFKNIPNTKVLPVVGLNVYDILWADALLIEQGALEKIYERVNL
- the rpsH gene encoding 30S ribosomal protein S8; this encodes MDVIADMFARIRNGIQRKRDFVDVPHSKLKQRILELLKQEGYIQNYEILEDDAHKKGNQPTIRIYLKYLDQRKTRSAIENIEKVSTPGRRVYTPIKKMPHVRRGLGLAIVSCDSGIISDAQARKLKKGGEIIGYVY
- the rplV gene encoding 50S ribosomal protein L22; amino-acid sequence: MSIEVVSKAVHKNARISPLKASQVLRLLRGKPVEYAMYQLSFMNKKAAVIIKNVLKSAVANAEQKGIDPTKLVILEAKADKGIMFRKWMPRAHGRATMMRKNTSHITIALGELQEATEEAK
- the secY gene encoding preprotein translocase subunit SecY; translated protein: MNNFLKEIFELETLRKRVVFTLIVFAIYRLGSHIPIPGVDPVALADFMSNLKGSLFSLYDIFSGGNLSRMTLFALGVMPYISASIVMQLLSSAIPELQKLAKEEGDYGRQKINEYTKYITVFVAGFQSLGIATWLEHQTSPHGYPVVPHGGILFVVVAVLGMVASTMILVWLGDMITEKGIGNGMSMLIFAGIVANFPEATIRFVSMLRHGDISPFAFVGAILIIIAVIAAIVIFQEAERRIPIQYPRRQVGRQEFVGGATYLPIKLNPAGVIPIIFAQSLLIVPSTILGFIKNPIAQSIHDAFNPLSLPYNFAYVVLIIFFTYFYTAVLINPYDVAENLKKANGFIPGVRPGQQTVKFFESVINRLVIIGAAFLSIVAIVPLFLTVWLKVPFYFGGTTALIVVGVALDTLNQIDAQIITKKYKAYTRKK
- a CDS encoding type Z 30S ribosomal protein S14, producing the protein MPRKAKVVKDLKHFPKYATRQKNRCPICGRPRGFLRRFNMCRLCFREMALSGEITGVRKSSW